The proteins below come from a single Gimesia alba genomic window:
- a CDS encoding ATP:cob(I)alamin adenosyltransferase has product MSERGKVHLNMIVTKTGDQGETFLNDGSRVPKTSPRIKALSQIEQIAVKLGYFIDACDLDVLHLPLPEGSTCQINLTQIANSFQQEMYDLGSDISTPITDDETASRFPMERVEELTALIADLTPALEPLDSFILPQGSLPVVISHDIRTTIRQAEIQVWEIEEAINPAVPQYLNRLSDFWFVLGRILHFDDQQSDEAEIKKWDPNQTHARGIQIQKP; this is encoded by the coding sequence ATGTCGGAGCGAGGAAAAGTCCATCTGAATATGATCGTCACCAAGACCGGCGATCAGGGGGAAACATTTCTGAATGACGGCTCGCGAGTTCCCAAAACGTCCCCGAGGATCAAAGCTCTTTCACAGATTGAGCAAATCGCTGTGAAACTGGGATATTTCATTGATGCCTGTGACCTGGATGTGCTGCACCTGCCACTGCCTGAAGGATCAACATGTCAGATCAATCTGACCCAGATCGCCAACTCATTTCAACAGGAAATGTACGATCTCGGGTCTGACATCAGCACTCCCATCACAGATGATGAAACCGCGTCACGTTTTCCAATGGAAAGAGTCGAAGAGCTGACAGCTCTCATCGCTGACCTCACCCCTGCCCTCGAACCACTGGATTCGTTTATCCTGCCGCAGGGAAGTCTGCCGGTTGTGATTTCGCACGATATCAGAACCACGATACGCCAGGCCGAAATTCAAGTCTGGGAAATTGAGGAAGCCATCAACCCCGCTGTCCCTCAATACCTCAATCGGCTATCGGATTTCTGGTTTGTTTTAGGTCGGATCTTGCACTTTGACGACCAACAGTCTGATGAAGCCGAAATTAAAAAATGGGACCCCAATCAGACACACGCCCGTGGCATCCAGATCCAGAAACCCTGA
- a CDS encoding DUF4240 domain-containing protein, whose product MNEKEFWTIIENAGSPDSIDPDEQCEAIAESLSSKSKEELIKFHNIHRVILNQAYTWDLIKACYIILHYVSDDVFEDFRNWIILNGQERFERTLENPDYLASFINVNDPVEEINGEPLLYVCEEAYEGEVEELEEHYEYPTEPDVENHWPPASVLKEKYPNLFTKYWDDTLEYEGGS is encoded by the coding sequence ATGAACGAAAAAGAATTTTGGACCATTATTGAAAACGCAGGATCACCTGATTCTATTGATCCTGACGAGCAATGTGAGGCGATAGCAGAATCGCTTTCATCAAAAAGTAAAGAGGAACTGATTAAGTTTCACAATATTCATAGAGTGATTCTCAATCAGGCTTACACTTGGGATCTTATTAAGGCTTGTTACATTATTCTCCATTACGTTTCTGATGACGTGTTCGAAGATTTCAGGAATTGGATCATTTTAAACGGGCAGGAACGTTTTGAGAGAACTCTAGAAAACCCGGATTATTTGGCTTCATTTATTAACGTGAATGATCCCGTAGAAGAAATCAATGGCGAGCCTCTATTGTATGTATGCGAGGAAGCTTATGAAGGTGAAGTTGAAGAACTGGAAGAGCACTATGAATATCCAACTGAACCAGATGTTGAAAATCATTGGCCACCAGCTTCTGTTTTAAAAGAGAAGTATCCTAACCTGTTTACGAAATATTGGGACGATACTCTAGAGTACGAAGGTGGCAGCTAA
- the metH gene encoding methionine synthase, which translates to MSDRSARIEALYTAIQERILILDGAMGTMIQNHKLKEADYRGERFADYHMDIAGNNDLLSLTQPQIIQEIHREYLEAGADIIETNTFNGTRLSQSDYEMESLVHELNLASAQLARAAADEITKQTPDKPRWVAGVLGPTSRTCSISPDVNDPGARNVTYDELVENYLESIDGLVKGGADLILIETIFDTLNAKAAVFAVRTYFQRENIELPIMISGTITDASGRTLSGQTTEAFWNSLSHAKPFSIGLNCALGAQELRQYVKEMSRVSNTYVSAHPNAGLPNEFGEYDQSAAEMAKVVDEFASSGFLNILGGCCGTTPAHIKAIAQAMEKHPPRKIPEIEPALRLSGLEPFNVTKDSLFVNVGERCNVTGSARFKRLIKEDNFEAALEVALQQVQNGAHIMDVNMDEGMLDAVAAMTTFLNLVATEPDIARVPVMVDSSKWEVIEAGLKCIQGKPIVNSISLKEGEAEFLERARLCQLYGAAVVVMAFDEDGQADTKERKIEICERSYRLLVNQLDFAPQDIIFDPNIFAVATGIEEHNNYAVDFIEATAWIRQNLPYVSVSGGVSNVSFSFRGNNAVREAIHSVFLYHAIRAGMNMGIVNASQLAVYDDLPAELKEKVEDVILNRTPEGTEALLEIAEQYRGDGKAGAGKTEDLSWRELPVTKRIEHALVKGISTYIVEDAELARQELNRPLDVIEGPLMDGMNVVGDLFGAGKMFLPQVVKSARVMKQAVAYLQPFIEEEKTEASKPNGRILMATVKGDVHDIGKNIVGVVLQCNNFEVIDLGVMVPCETILQTAREKECDVIGLSGLITPSLDEMVTVASEMERLELDLPLMIGGATTSKAHTAVKIEPQYKRNQVVYVPDASRAVGVAAALISDEQHAAYVAKIREEYVTVRERVANRKPQGTPVPYEEAVKQGLQIDWESYTPPAPVFTGTKVLDEYPLEKLVNYIDWTPFFISWDLVGKYPKILEDEIIGEAARELYDNAQTMLKKIIDEKLLTARAVIGFWPANRVNGDDIEVYEDTSRTKVIARLHHIRQQIRKRGQEEKPLMSLADFIAPKESGKIDYVGGFVVTAGIGAEELAKSFEEAHDDYNSIMVKALADRLAEAFAEHLHERVRKEYWGYVPDEEMDNEALIKEEYTGIRPAPGYPACPDHTEKDTLFEMLNAESEIGVELTEHFAMYPAAAVSGWYFSYPESRYFHTGKIDKDQLASLAERKGMSMDEITRWLRPVLLDDN; encoded by the coding sequence ATGTCCGATCGCTCTGCTCGTATTGAAGCTCTCTATACTGCCATTCAGGAACGGATCTTGATTCTGGATGGGGCGATGGGGACGATGATTCAGAACCATAAGCTCAAAGAGGCGGATTACCGGGGAGAACGCTTTGCCGACTACCATATGGATATTGCCGGCAATAATGACCTGCTCTCACTGACGCAACCGCAGATCATCCAGGAAATCCATCGTGAGTATCTGGAAGCCGGGGCGGATATCATCGAGACAAACACGTTTAACGGGACGCGTTTGTCACAGAGCGATTACGAAATGGAATCGCTGGTCCACGAACTAAATCTGGCTTCCGCACAACTGGCACGGGCTGCCGCCGATGAAATCACGAAGCAGACTCCCGACAAACCGCGCTGGGTGGCAGGGGTTTTAGGGCCCACAAGCCGCACCTGTTCAATTTCACCGGATGTGAATGACCCGGGAGCACGGAACGTCACGTATGATGAGCTCGTCGAAAATTATCTGGAATCGATCGACGGGCTGGTCAAAGGGGGCGCTGATCTGATCCTGATCGAGACGATCTTTGACACGCTGAACGCCAAAGCAGCCGTGTTTGCCGTACGGACCTATTTTCAGCGCGAAAATATCGAACTGCCGATTATGATTTCCGGGACCATCACGGATGCTTCTGGCCGGACACTCTCAGGACAGACGACCGAGGCGTTCTGGAATTCTCTCTCGCATGCCAAGCCGTTTTCAATCGGATTGAATTGTGCGTTAGGAGCGCAGGAACTGCGGCAATATGTAAAAGAAATGTCGCGTGTGTCAAACACATATGTGTCGGCACATCCGAATGCGGGTCTGCCGAATGAATTTGGTGAATACGATCAAAGTGCTGCTGAGATGGCTAAGGTTGTTGATGAATTTGCCAGTAGCGGCTTTCTGAATATTCTGGGAGGCTGTTGCGGAACGACCCCGGCCCATATTAAAGCGATCGCTCAGGCAATGGAGAAGCACCCGCCGCGCAAGATACCCGAGATCGAACCGGCGTTACGCCTCTCCGGATTGGAGCCGTTCAATGTGACCAAAGACAGTCTGTTTGTGAATGTAGGCGAACGTTGCAACGTGACTGGTTCTGCCCGATTCAAGCGGCTGATTAAAGAGGACAATTTTGAGGCGGCATTAGAAGTAGCGTTACAGCAGGTGCAAAACGGCGCTCATATCATGGACGTCAATATGGATGAAGGCATGCTGGATGCCGTGGCTGCCATGACGACGTTCCTGAATCTGGTTGCGACCGAACCCGATATTGCCCGCGTTCCGGTGATGGTGGACTCTTCGAAATGGGAAGTCATCGAAGCAGGTCTCAAATGCATTCAAGGGAAACCAATCGTCAACTCGATCAGTCTGAAAGAGGGCGAGGCTGAGTTTTTAGAACGGGCGCGTCTGTGTCAGCTGTACGGCGCTGCTGTGGTCGTGATGGCCTTTGATGAGGACGGACAGGCTGATACCAAAGAGCGCAAGATTGAAATCTGCGAACGTTCGTATCGATTATTGGTGAATCAATTGGATTTTGCACCGCAGGATATCATTTTCGATCCGAACATCTTTGCCGTGGCAACCGGCATCGAAGAGCATAACAATTATGCGGTTGATTTTATTGAAGCAACAGCTTGGATTCGTCAGAACCTGCCTTATGTCAGTGTTTCCGGTGGTGTTTCGAACGTTTCGTTTTCATTTCGCGGGAACAATGCGGTTCGCGAGGCCATTCACTCTGTGTTTCTGTATCATGCAATCCGTGCCGGCATGAACATGGGCATTGTGAATGCCAGCCAGTTGGCTGTCTATGATGATTTACCGGCAGAATTGAAAGAAAAAGTCGAAGATGTCATTCTGAATCGGACCCCGGAGGGAACCGAGGCGTTATTAGAGATTGCCGAACAGTATCGAGGTGACGGTAAAGCAGGAGCCGGGAAAACAGAGGACTTGTCCTGGCGGGAATTACCGGTAACAAAGCGGATCGAACATGCTTTGGTGAAGGGGATCTCAACCTACATTGTGGAAGATGCCGAGTTGGCACGGCAGGAGTTGAATCGGCCGCTGGATGTGATTGAAGGCCCGTTAATGGACGGGATGAATGTGGTCGGCGACTTGTTTGGTGCGGGAAAAATGTTTCTGCCTCAGGTAGTGAAGTCGGCACGGGTCATGAAGCAGGCAGTGGCTTATCTGCAACCCTTCATTGAAGAAGAAAAGACAGAAGCGAGCAAACCCAACGGCCGCATTTTGATGGCGACTGTGAAAGGGGACGTACACGATATTGGGAAAAACATTGTGGGCGTCGTCTTGCAGTGTAACAATTTTGAAGTGATTGATCTGGGGGTGATGGTTCCCTGCGAGACGATTCTGCAGACGGCCCGCGAAAAAGAATGTGATGTGATTGGTCTGTCGGGCTTGATTACTCCTTCACTGGATGAGATGGTGACCGTCGCCAGTGAAATGGAACGTCTGGAATTGGATCTGCCCTTAATGATCGGGGGGGCGACCACGTCCAAGGCACATACGGCGGTCAAAATTGAACCGCAGTACAAGCGGAATCAGGTGGTCTATGTACCCGACGCCTCGCGGGCGGTGGGAGTCGCTGCGGCGTTAATCTCGGACGAACAGCATGCTGCTTATGTCGCAAAAATCAGAGAAGAGTATGTGACGGTTCGCGAACGCGTTGCCAATCGCAAACCACAGGGAACTCCCGTGCCTTACGAGGAAGCGGTGAAGCAGGGGCTGCAGATTGACTGGGAGAGTTACACGCCTCCCGCACCTGTATTTACCGGCACAAAAGTGCTCGATGAATATCCGTTGGAAAAGCTGGTCAATTATATCGACTGGACTCCGTTTTTTATCAGTTGGGATCTGGTCGGAAAATATCCCAAGATTCTTGAGGATGAAATCATCGGCGAGGCGGCTCGCGAGTTGTACGACAATGCACAAACGATGCTAAAGAAAATCATCGACGAGAAACTGTTGACGGCACGCGCTGTGATTGGCTTCTGGCCGGCAAATCGTGTGAACGGAGATGATATCGAAGTTTATGAGGATACGAGCCGTACGAAGGTCATCGCTCGACTACATCACATTCGACAACAGATTCGCAAACGGGGACAGGAAGAAAAGCCACTAATGTCACTGGCCGATTTCATTGCACCAAAAGAGAGTGGCAAGATTGATTACGTGGGTGGATTTGTCGTCACAGCGGGAATCGGTGCTGAAGAGTTGGCGAAATCTTTTGAAGAGGCCCACGATGACTACAACAGCATCATGGTCAAAGCACTGGCGGATCGGCTGGCGGAAGCATTTGCCGAACACTTGCATGAACGGGTCAGAAAAGAGTACTGGGGCTACGTACCTGACGAAGAAATGGACAACGAAGCACTAATCAAAGAAGAATATACCGGCATCCGTCCGGCGCCCGGATATCCGGCGTGCCCAGACCACACGGAAAAAGATACTCTGTTTGAAATGTTGAATGCCGAGAGCGAAATCGGCGTTGAGTTGACCGAGCATTTTGCCATGTATCCGGCGGCTGCCGTTTCCGGCTGGTATTTTTCCTATCCGGAATCGCGATATTTCCATACAGGAAAAATTGATAAAGACCAGCTGGCTTCGCTGGCAGAACGCAAAGGGATGAGTATGGACGAGATCACACGCTGGTTACGTCCGGTACTGTTGGATGATAACTAA
- a CDS encoding DUF6959 family protein, with the protein MRKAEVEIYSDQSNYAVMRHPGRNFPGALIQGDSLKILCRTADSVRQELDSGDLEEARAELDTLRELLWGRLQHYQAVLEGHHLELPFSKGITPQPPLEEYDDE; encoded by the coding sequence ATGAGAAAAGCAGAAGTCGAAATCTACTCAGACCAGTCTAATTATGCCGTCATGCGACATCCTGGCCGAAACTTCCCTGGTGCTTTAATTCAGGGAGATTCGTTGAAGATACTCTGCCGCACCGCAGACTCAGTCCGCCAGGAACTGGACAGTGGTGATTTAGAAGAAGCCAGAGCAGAACTTGATACACTCCGAGAACTACTTTGGGGGCGACTGCAACATTACCAGGCAGTCTTGGAAGGACATCACCTAGAACTGCCTTTCAGTAAAGGCATCACGCCCCAACCACCACTCGAAGAATATGATGATGAGTGA
- a CDS encoding polysaccharide lyase, whose amino-acid sequence MRVTFVLLILLNAQPAFAQEIQKVVIRPDFGVCTVKKWKRDWPGCRYEDGVREGHLSVVKTKNGAAYRVDYAVGEIGPEKGGIGWRSPIQPADTVELAYQVTFSKNFDWVKGGKLPGLCGGPESVTGGNRANGTNGFSARLMWRADGRAEAYVYHMHQPEKYGERFPFPSDFRFQQGQSVLVRLRVGMNTPGRADGSLDVWIGDASTGKFRHVIRRSNMKWRQTKEISVDSLLFQTFYGGSNKSWAPRRSCFSLLSEISTKVVDMRTRSH is encoded by the coding sequence ATGCGTGTTACTTTCGTCTTACTGATACTGCTCAATGCTCAACCTGCGTTTGCGCAAGAGATTCAGAAAGTCGTTATCCGACCTGATTTCGGTGTCTGCACCGTCAAAAAATGGAAGCGTGACTGGCCCGGTTGTCGCTATGAAGACGGCGTCCGGGAGGGACATCTTTCGGTCGTGAAAACCAAAAACGGGGCCGCGTATCGGGTCGACTATGCAGTAGGAGAGATTGGGCCTGAAAAGGGAGGCATTGGCTGGCGCTCGCCGATACAGCCAGCGGACACCGTAGAATTGGCATACCAGGTCACCTTCAGTAAGAATTTTGACTGGGTGAAAGGAGGCAAGTTGCCTGGGTTGTGTGGTGGACCGGAGTCTGTTACTGGAGGTAATCGCGCAAATGGGACGAATGGATTTTCCGCCAGACTCATGTGGCGCGCGGATGGTCGTGCTGAAGCGTATGTGTATCACATGCATCAACCGGAAAAATATGGGGAACGTTTTCCTTTTCCCTCCGATTTTCGATTTCAGCAGGGGCAGTCCGTTCTGGTACGGCTCAGAGTTGGCATGAATACGCCCGGTCGCGCCGATGGATCGTTGGACGTATGGATCGGTGATGCCTCAACAGGCAAATTCCGACACGTAATTCGTCGCTCGAACATGAAGTGGCGTCAAACGAAAGAGATCTCCGTTGACAGTCTACTCTTTCAGACGTTTTATGGTGGCAGCAATAAGTCATGGGCTCCTCGACGTTCTTGCTTCTCACTGTTAAGTGAGATTTCGACGAAAGTGGTTGATATGAGAACTCGTTCGCACTGA
- a CDS encoding VOC family protein, whose amino-acid sequence MKNTGKRLGELVLRTENVERMTDFYCNVIGLELYARFASGNFLKVADDFEGHPQLLAIFDQSWEFSGPKDIDPKHAQTKNGSLHHFAFAMEQHEFDREKKRLKDLGQNLQFTEHKQFGWHSIYLHDPDGNSVEFVCYDKTILDEAANQSVRQQASKTPAKI is encoded by the coding sequence ATGAAAAACACTGGAAAACGCCTGGGAGAATTAGTTCTCCGTACCGAAAACGTGGAACGCATGACCGATTTTTATTGCAATGTGATCGGCCTCGAACTCTATGCCCGTTTTGCTAGTGGCAACTTTCTGAAAGTCGCTGACGATTTCGAAGGTCATCCCCAGCTACTCGCCATCTTCGATCAATCGTGGGAATTCAGCGGCCCGAAAGACATTGATCCAAAGCATGCCCAGACAAAAAACGGCTCGCTACATCATTTTGCCTTTGCCATGGAACAGCACGAATTTGACCGCGAGAAAAAGCGTCTGAAAGACCTGGGACAGAATCTACAATTCACAGAGCACAAACAATTCGGCTGGCACTCAATCTATCTACACGACCCCGATGGGAACTCTGTCGAATTCGTCTGTTACGACAAGACAATTCTCGATGAGGCAGCAAACCAGAGTGTGCGACAGCAGGCAAGTAAAACACCAGCAAAAATATGA